In Paramisgurnus dabryanus chromosome 7, PD_genome_1.1, whole genome shotgun sequence, the following are encoded in one genomic region:
- the LOC135746200 gene encoding G-protein coupled receptor 22, producing the protein MVSMETDGSFTEGHGLSLLQAEDSVGAGLAQQEGAWLGFRATVIAVLLLELLLGVGGNLTVLVLYCGHCSLLESVSHAVTLSLHTLDLLLCLLCLPITATLLILGGASVPHHALLCCLHESAACFASVGTALNLLLISLDRYDISVRPANRLLTPRRATVLLVGVWVVSLAVPLLPFVEAGFVLDQGEGVFVQSNSTVLCSEWGGALQAHLLLQVPVFLCSLAVMLFTYSRILQALRIRIGRTPRSQRDTKRPAYRLWLRRKRSARSPDHTTRNTPTSPPPLSTGPLITSDTVTTVTVNTETNTPSLTTPLSPTPTVSVITSPLGPTPTASVASLSVVTSPQIPSPATPSVTTPLSPTPTVSTVTARVSPAPTHGPPSMGVGASVSAILALRRAVRRHRDRRERQRRVFRMSVIIILSFLLCWAPLSIMPLLMLAIGPSDWLERLRLCFLVLAYWTVVLHPLLYAFTRQKLRKVLHTRLRRLRPQNGQTRVRTNTRIRRKHRTNCSNATDRCLTEAVRE; encoded by the coding sequence ATGGTGTCCATGGAAACAGATGGCAGCTTCACTGAGGGTCACGGTCTGTCCCTCCTACAGGCAGAAGATAGCGTGGGGGCCGGACTCGCTCAGCaggaaggggcgtggcttggttTCCGGGCTACAGTGATTGCTGTGTTGCTGTTGGAGCTGCTCCTGGGGGTGGGCGGTAACCTGACAGTGTTGGTGTTATACTGCGGTCACTGCAGCCTGTTGGAGTCCGTCAGTCATGCGGTCACGCTCAGTCTCCATACCCTTGACTTGCTGCTCTGTCTTCTCTGCCTGCCAATTACTGCCACTCTCCTCATACTGGGCGGAGCCTCGGTTCCTCACCACGCCCTGCTCTGCTGCCTCCACGAATCAGCAGCCTGCTTTGCCAGCGTGGGCACCGCACTTAACCTGTTGCTCATCAGCTTAGATCGCTATGACATCAGCGTTAGGCCAGCCAATCGTTTGCTGACGCCGAGGAGGGCAACCGTTCTGCTCGTCGGAGTGTGGGTGGTCTCTTTAGCCGTGCCACTACTACCGTTTGTGGAGGCAGGGTTTGTGTTGGACCAAGGAGAGGGAGTGTTTGTGCAATCCAATAGCACCGTGCTTTGTTCGGAGTGGGGTGGAGCTCTGCAGGCTCATCTGTTACTACAGGTACCAGTGTTCCTGTGCTCTCTAGCTGTGATGCTATTTACATACTCGCGAATTCTGCAGGCACTGCGCATTCGCATTGGACGCACGCCCAGGTCCCAACGAGACACCAAACGACCTGCTTACCGACTTTGGTTACGTCGCAAACGGTCAGCGAGGTCGCCGGATCACACGACGAGGAACACGCCCACCTCCCCGCCACCACTCTCTACTGGGCCGCTAATCACATCGGATACAGTTACTACGGTAACCGTCAACACTGAGACAAATACTCCATCACTTACTACTCCTCTTAGCCCCACCCCTACTGTATCTGTGATAACATCACCTCTAGGCCCCACACCCACTGCTTCTGTCGCCTCCTTGTCTGTTGTAACTAGTCCCCAAATCCCCTCTCCTGCCACGCCCTCTGTAACCACACCTTTAAGCCCCACGCCCACTGTGTCCACAGTAACTGCACGGGTGAGTCCCGCCCCAACCCATGGCCCGCCTAGTATGGGTGTGGGTGCTTCTGTATCAGCCATCTTAGCTTTGCGTCGAGCAGTTCGGCGCCACAGAGACCGAAGGGAACGTCAAAGGCGAGTCTTTCGCATGTCTGTCATAATCATCCTCTCTTTTCTTCTATGCTGGGCACCTCTCTCCATCATGCCTCTCCTTATGCTGGCTATCGGACCCTCTGATTGGCTAGAACGTCTGAGACTCTGCTTCCTGGTGCTTGCGTATTGGACGGTAGTGCTACATCCACTGCTATACGCGTTCACTAGACAAAAACTGCGTAAAGTTTTGCATACCCGCCTGCGCAGGCTTCGTCCACAGAACGGGCAGACTCGTGTCCGTACCAATACCAGGATCCGACGCAAACACAGGACGAATTGCAGCAATGCTACGGACCGTTGCCTGACAGAGGCTGTTAGAGAATaa